From the Theobroma cacao cultivar B97-61/B2 chromosome 2, Criollo_cocoa_genome_V2, whole genome shotgun sequence genome, one window contains:
- the LOC18607317 gene encoding probable protein S-acyltransferase 23: MASSEIEVVSSESEPKTQQVPVIDVFSASAYGDFDKLRKFVEEDGASLTTPDGNGYYALQWAALNNFPDIAQYIIEHGGNVNAIDNNKQTALHWAAVRGSIAVADVLLQNGARVEATDINGYRAVHVAAQYGQTAFLNHIVAKYHADYDAPDNDGRCPLHWAAYKGFADTIRLLLFRDASQGRQDKEGCTPLHWAAIRGNAEACTVLVHAGTKQELVVKDKAGFTPVQLAYDKGHRQIALFLSNAARANSNRLVDKFCSGKMGDVGHAPILFCVIIVLIILFVNSVLTAPSLSKVTAIVGLWGWIDVSLAIGSLIMFYRCSSKDPGYIKKHGGLDGYEDTEDPLLSIDMNNSSVWTGNWSQLCPTCKIIRPIRSKHCPVCKHCVEQFDHHCPWISNCVGRKNKRDFFVFVCMGTLTSFLAASITVQRIWTAIPALPADETWIHHVIIHHPGIVVFLILDAIVLIAATALTTVQASQIARNITTNELSNAIRYGYLRGPDGRFRNPYNHGCRKNCTDFLIRGYTDDEVAWPPLQRVAS; encoded by the exons ATGGCTTCTTCGGAGATTGAGGTGGTGTCATCAGAATCAGAACCGAAAACCCAACAAGTTCCTGTAATCGATGTCTTCTCGGCCTCTGCTTATGGAGATTTTGACAAACTGAGGAAATTCGTGGAAGAAGATGGTGCCTCTCTTACTACACCTGACGGTAACGGATACTACGCCCTTCAATGGGCTGCTCTCAACAACTTCCCAGATATTGCTCAGTACATAATCGAg caTGGTGGAAATGTGAATGCAATTGACAACAACAAGCAGACTGCTTTGCACTGGGCTGCAGTTAGGGGTTCCATTGCAGTGGCAGATGTGCTCTTGCAGAATGGAGCTCGAGTCGAAGCCACTGACATCAATGGTTATCGG GCAGTTCATGTTGCCGCTCAGTATGGGCAAACGGCTTTCTTAAATCACATtgttgccaaatatcacgCTGATTATGATGCACCTGATAATGATGGAAGGTGCCCACTTCATTG GGCTGCGTATAAGGGATTTGCAGATACAATTAGATTGCTTCTATTTAGAGATGCATCACAAGGGAGACAAGACAAAGAAG GTTGCACTCCATTGCACTGGGCTGCAATAAGAGGAAATGCAGAAGCATGCACTGTACTCGTGCATGCAGGCACAAAGCAGGAATTAGTGGTGAAAGATAAAGCTGGATTTACCCCTGTTCAGCTTGCATATGATAAAGGTCATCGGCAAATCGCCCTTTTCCTT TCTAACGCAGCTAGAGCCAATAGCAATCGATTGGTGGACAAGTTCTGCAGTGGGAAGATGGGGGATGTTGGTCATGCTCCTATCTTATTTTGCGTTATAATTGTTCTAATTATCCTTTTCGTCAACTCAGTTCTTACTG CTCCAAGTCTTTCTAAGGTAACTGCCATTGTTGGACTTTGGGGATGGATTGATGTTTCCCTAGCTATTGGTTCATTGATAATGTTCTACAGGTGTAGTAG TAAAGATCCAGgttatattaaaaaacatgGAGGATTGGATGGCTATGAAGATACAGAG GATCCCTTGCTGAGTATTGATATGAACAATTCATCAGTATGGACAGGAAATTGGTCTCAGCTTTGCCCTACCTGCAAG ATAATAAGACCCATTCGTTCTAAGCACTGTCCTGTCTGTAAGCATTGTGTTGAACAATTCGACCATCATTGCCCATGGATATCTAACTGTGTTGGGAGG AAAAACAAACGAGACTTCTTTGTTTTCGTTTGCATGGGAACCTTGACTTCATTCCTTGCTGCATCTATCACAGTTCAAA GGATCTGGACAGCAATACCAGCATTGCCTGCTGATGAAACATGGATTCATCATGTGATTATTCATCATCCTGGTATTGTTGTATTTCTCATTTTGGATGCAATCGTTTTGATTGCTGCTACAGCTTTGACCACAGTACAGGCATCCCAG ATAGCTCGGAACATCACCACGAATGAATTATCAAATGCCATTCGCTACGGGTATCTTCGCGGCCCTGATGGACGGTTTAGGAACCCATATAATCATGGATGCCGAAAGAACTGCACTGATTTCCTCATTCGTGGCTACACAGATGATGAGGTGGCTTGGCCTCCGTTACAGAGAGTTGCCAGTTAG